One window of the Penaeus monodon isolate SGIC_2016 chromosome 1, NSTDA_Pmon_1, whole genome shotgun sequence genome contains the following:
- the LOC119576477 gene encoding KRAB-A domain-containing protein 2-like, with protein MAQGSYKWIIVYQDHLTKFCVLRPLSSKRAAEVAHHLTDIFLLFGAPYILQSDNGSVFTAKVISELKIIWPKLVLVHGKPRHPQSQGSAERANGDIKDMLVAWVGNNTIFWNTGIKFVQFQKNSSLHAGIRRSPYAAMFGCEAKVVLTLSSLPDEVIQRMQCEDDLLAVLTTGQNGEEPGPVPSAESAEFHFDTERPSPPSVFPNTPVPI; from the coding sequence ATGGCACAGGGTTCCTACAAATGGATTATAGTCTATCAAGACCACCTCACCAAATTTTGTGTCCTGCGTCCGCTATCGTCGAAACGTGCAGCAGAAGTGGCACATCATCTCACTGACATATTTCTCTTGTTCGGAGCTCCGTACATATTACAGAGTGATAATGGGTCAGTGTTCACAGCCAAAGTGATCAGTGAGCTGAAAATCATCTGGCCCAAACTTGTCCTCGTTCATGGAAAGCCTCGACATCCACAGAGCCAAGGATCCGCGGAAAGAGCAAACGGTGACATCAAAGATATGCTGGTTGCATGGGTGGGAAACAACACCATATTTTGGAACACTGGAATCAAGTTTGTCCAATTCCAGAAGAATTCCAGCTTGCATGCAGGTATTCGCAGATCACCCTATGCAGCCATGTTTGGATGTGAAGCCAAAGTGGTCCTGACATTGTCCTCGCTGCCTGATGAGGTAATTCAAAGGATGCAGTGTGAGGATGATCTGTTAGCTGTACTCACCACCGGCCAAAACGGAGAGGAACCAGGTCCTGTTCCCAGTGCTGAATCAGCCGAATTTCACTTTGATACAGAACGTCCCAGTCCTCCTTCAGTATTCCCCAACACCCCGGTACCCATCTGA